In the genome of Streptomyces violaceoruber, the window ACCTGCTCGGCGGGCAGGTCCAGGCCCTCAATGTCAACGTCCTTGCCGGACGCGCCGTCGAGGATCTTGATGACCTGCTCGGCGACCTTGTCGCTGTCGATGTCGGTCAGGCAGTTGCTGAAGGAGCTGCTGCTCTGTACGGCTTCGGCGGAGGAGGCGAGCATCATGCCGGTGCCGGCGAGCAGGATCGGGGAGAGGAAGACGACGCCGATGCCGGCGGCGAGTGCCTTCAACCCGAGCGGACCGCTCGCCGGTCAGCGGGTTCGGGCATGGATGGGTGGTCAGACGTCATGAACGAGTCCTTCGGGATGTGGTGTCCGGCGTGTCGCGTTCGCGAGGCGTGGTGGAAGGGCGCGGCAGCCGGGGTGGGCGATCGGAGGCGGGCCGGTGCGGGGGAGTTGCCGCTCGCTCCGCGCGGCTGTGCTGTGAGCTAGGTGTGCCGGGGCAGGGGTATCTCCGTGAGGTGTGGCGAGGATGTAGCCAGCGGCGGTGTGCGCCGGGCGGTTCAAAAACAGTAGGTGCGGATCGGCGGTTGACCAAAAAGCTCGGCGTGAGGTGCCGAAAACCGGTACATCGGTAAGGGTTTCTTGGTCGTCGGCGGATTCGCCTCTACAGTTTTTTGACTCCCCCTCGCCCTCCTCGGTCTGCGGCCACGGGCTTCTGCATGCCTGCTTTCGGCCCGCGAGGACTCCTGTGTGAGGCGGAGTTTCCCTCCGCGATTTCCGCACCCGAATAGGGGTTTCCTCTTTGCCTTTTTCCCTGCACCAGGGCGACGCTCTGGCCGTTCTCTCCGGCCTACCGGACGGCTGCGTCGACTCCGTCATCACCGACCCGCCGTACAACAGCGGCGGCCGGACCGCGAAGGAGCGCACCACCCGCTCCGCGAAGCAGAAGTACACCTCCGCCGATGCCAAGAACGACCTTGCCGACTTCACCGGCGAGAACATGGACCAGCGCTCCTACGGCTTCTGGTTGACGCAGATCATGACCGAAGCGCACCGGCTGACGAAGACCGGCGGGACCGCCCTGCTGTTCACCGACTGGCGCCAGCTCCCCACGACGACGGACGCGATCCAGGCGGCCGGGTGGCTGTGGCGGGGTGTGCTGGCCTGGCACAAGCCGCAGGCCAGGCCCCAGAAGGGCCGGTTCACCCAGAACTGCGAATTCATCGTCTGGGCGTCCAAGGGGCCGATCGACGGCTCCCGGAACCCGGTCTACCTACCGGGTATGTACTCGGCTTCGCAGCCCTCGGGGTCCAAGCGCCAGCACATCACGCAGAAGCCGGTGGAGGTGATGCGCGAGCTGGTCAAGATCAGCCCCGAAGGCGGCACGGTCCTCGACTTCTGCGCCGGCTCCGGCTCCACGGGCGTCGCCGCCCTGCTGGAAGGCCGGGACTTCATCGGCGTGGAGAAGACCGAGCACTACGCGTCGATCGCGGCCGACCGGCTCACCGAGACGATCCGCGCCACCCTCACCAAGGACGACGTGGTTCTCGCAACCTGAGCCGCGTCCTCTCCTGCCGCCAAGGCAACCGGCTCCCTGCTGAGCCGCCGGCGGAGCACCGCCGGAGTGGACGTGCAATTTCACTGCCCGGTCCGTGCAAGGACGCCTTCGCCTTTCTCCCAACCCGTGTCTCGTAGGAGGCTGAACTTTCAATGTCCGAATCCGCAAGGCCGTCTGACGATGGGGAGCTGGAGCCGGTTCGTATTCCGGATCCGCAGTTGGAGGGAATCGAGGCGAGCGTGCGGCGGCTCATGGAGCAGTCGGCGCAACAGGCTCAGCAGCTCGACCACCTCGCATCCGCGCCGGCGCCGAGCGGGTCACCGTTCGCCGCGTTCGGTATGCCGGGACTCGGCGGGCCTCCGGCCGCCGTTCCGCCGGAGCCTCGCCCAATCCTGGAACTCGACGGGGAGGAACGGGAAGACGAACTCGACGCCCTCTCGGACTGGGTCGACGACTTCTTCCTCCCGGTCTACGGAGCGGAGGTCACCACCGCGGCACCTTGGTGCCTGCAGTGGCAGGAGCACGACGACGTCGTGGCCTGGCTGCACGCCCTGTGGCTCGCCTACCAGCAGCACAAGGACCCCGAAGCCGGGCTCTCCGGCCTGTTCGTGTGGCACCGCGACTTCCTCACCCACGCCGTCGCCGCGATTCGCGCGCCGGGCGGACCGCTGTCGGCCTGCATGACCTCCCCCGACCGGCCCGCTCACCGTCTCCTGCCCGGCCCGCCGCCGTCCGTGCGCACCGAGACCGCGGCCACGGCGGATGGCGCCGGCACTGCCGAGCCGGGCGAGCCGACGCCATGACCGCGGGAGCGGGACAGCCCGCCTTCGGACTGAGCTTCGACCCTCGCGCGCTGACCGATCTCCTTCAGGCCCCCAGCGATATCCGCGACCTCACCCTCGCCTACCTGCAGGAAGTCGTGAACGCCCAGCGCTTCGGACAGCGCCTCGACGGCGACCTGGAGGGATTCCGGAAGCTGTTCGTGGACCGCCGCAAGGACTGGCGCGTCGTCTACGGCGTCCGCCCGGCGCCCGCGGAATCCGCCCACCCCAAGGAGATCCACGTCGTCGCGGTACGGCCGCGTGCGGGCAACGACGTCTACGACGAGGTCGGCCGCCGCCTGGGGATGACCCGCCGGCCGCTGAGCGCTCGGACGCACGCGGCCCGCTCGCGTTCCCCGCAGCTGACCACCCGTCCTCCCAAGCCCCGGCCCGGTCCGCCGCCTGCCGCACTGCCTGGCCTGCCCCGTCCCGCACCCAACCCCGCGCACCATCCCACCCGCTGAATGCACGGAGCGCCGCCCATGCCCCCTCAACCCGCGCCGACACCCACCCGGCGTGCGGTCACGCAGCTCGACCACCGCCTCGAAGCGGTCACCGGCCACGACATCGACACCCTGTGGACCTACCGCGACCGCGGCGCCCTCGACGAGCCACACACCCAACTGGTCGACCGGCACCGCACCCTGGCCAACGCCCAGATCGGCGTCACCTTCTACCTCAAGCTGCTCAACCGTCTCACGAGCGGTGAGTTCCCTGTCGACGGTGCCCTCTTCGTACGCATCGACCGCACCGTGGACCAGCTAGAGGAAGCCGCCAACGCGCGCGACGCCGCCGCCCAAGAGGTGCTCGCCGCCCTGGAGCCCATCGAGGCCGCCGCCGCAGCATCGACGCCCGACGAAGGACGACTCTCGACCGACGACCGGGCGGCACTGCTCGCCATCGCCGGCGGTGCCAAGCTCCACGAACACCTGCTGACAGGCCGACTGTCCGTGACCGCCTCCTCCGGCACCCGCATCCCCTATCCCCAGATGCAGCAGCTGGAACGCGCCGGCCTCACCGTCCGGGACACCAGCCACCCTGTGCACGCCGGCCAGCCCGTCTCCCTCACCGACGCCGGACGAGCCGCACTGCTGGACGCCCGCCGGACTCTTGCAACGCATGCGCCGACGAGCCCGGCTCGCCCCGGCGCCCCGCCGTCCACTCCAGCGAAGCGGCGCTGAACTGCACCGATCCACCGAAAGGCTCTTGTTGTCCCCCACCGAACCGGCGCCGGCCCGGAAGACCATCCCCCACGTCGGCTTCGAGCTGGACAACCTCGACTCCGACGAGGAGAGGTACCTCGACTTCTACCGCAAGGTCGCTGTCCACGAGGACATGCTCGTCCCCCTCGCCGAACACCACGACGGCCCGAACAGCTACTACGTGCTGTTCGACCGCACCGCCACCTGGGGACGCCCCGGCATGCCCCAGGTGCTCGCCGTGCATCTGCAACGGGACCACGAAAAAGGCATGTTCAGCTTCGAGCACGCTCAGCTGCCGCTGCCTGCGATGGCGCAGTCCTGGCTCATCCACCGCGGCTGCCCGCCCGACGCCATCGGCCTCCACCCCGAACTGGGCCCGCCACCGGCGGACGAGGCCACGCGAGCACTGGAGCGACGCCTCGTCGGCGACGGCGACCACTACGCCATGGGCTACTCCTACACCAGCGACGACCCGGACGACATGGTCATCGTCGTGGTACTGCGTGCACAGGACGAGCAAGTCCCCAGCCCGTTCCGCGTGGTGGTCGAGGAGGTCGATACCGAGTGGTGGACGCACACCCTGCGGGAGGGCGGCTTCGACACGGCCGGTGAGGCCCTGCAGTGGTGCGACGACCGCCTCACCGGCAAGGCCGGGCCGCTCCCGCCGATCCGCCCGGCAGCCACCCCCAGCCGCCCGGCCGGTGTAGCGAAGGCCCCTGCCCCACACCCGCCCGGCCGCTCTCGCTGAGCGCAGTTCCAGTCGCGGGCGGCGCAACATAGCCGACGATCGCCGGTTAGCCAAACCGCCGATTCTCCGGACTCTTATACAGCCGCCGGGACAACTCCTGCGGCCACTTCCCCGCATTCCCTGTGCCTTCACGGAGGTTTCTTCCGCATGCGCTCCACCCGAATCGCCATATCCGCGGCGATGCTCGGCACGCTCGCGCTGCCGGCGCTGTCCGCCACGCCCGCCAGCGCCGCGACCGTACCCACCGCAGCAACCGCCACCCCTGCCGTGAGCTGCCACAACCTGCCGCCGCTCCTGTACGCGGTGCACACCAAGGCCGTGACCATCCGGTCCAAGGCCAGCTCGAAGTCCACCGCGCTCGGTGTGCTCTACAAGAGCCACAAGTTCAGCGTGTCCAAGAAGAGCGGCAACTGGCTCTACATCACGGACAAGACGACCGGCGTCAAGGGCTGGGTCTCCGGCACCTACGTCTACCGCGACGTCCGCATGTGTCTGGACTGACTGACCGGATCCAGCACGTCCCGCCTAGCGGCGGGGGCATCGAGTACAGCCGCCCCTCACATTCCGCAGGCACCGGCCCATCCAGAACAGGAGATCCCTTTTGACCGACGGCATATCCGATGAGTCTGCGGATGTCGTGGGCGTACTCACCGAACGGATCGAGGCCCGCTTCGACATGGGCATGGACCAGTTGAAGGCCGCGGTCGCCGCCGCTCCGACCGCGAACCCCAACGCCACCGACGTCGTCAAGTGGCACGGCCTTCTCGTCGAGGCCCAGTCCGTGCTGGAGCGCGCAGAGGAAGACCTCCTCGCCGCCCTTGAGACCCAGCCCAGCGAGGTCGACGACCCGACGATGGGCCTCGCCCATCGGGTGAACGCCGCCGTCACCACCCGCGACGGCCGGGCCATGGTCGTGCGGTGGCTCCTCGACCCGGACGCCCCGGGAAAGAAGGACCTCGCCGCAGAGCGCCTGGCCCGCCTCCGGCCCCGAAGCGGCCCGGCGGTGCAGACCAGCGCCCCCAACCGGCCGGCAGGGACACTCGCACCGGCGTCGGCGTGGCGGCCGGCGAGGTCCGCCCGATGAGCCGGGACAAGGCCAGCACCATGGACACCGACCTGCAGAAGGTCTTCGGGAACCCGGTACCCGAGCTGTACGAGGCGGTTGCCGGCCACGATGTTTCACCCGCGCTCGCCCGGGCCCTGGAGCTGCGCTCGTTCCTGGCGCTCACCGAGGAGCAGGTCGCCCGCGTCCGCGACCGCGTCCACGCCGACATGGATCCCGACCGTGACATGGACGAACTGTCGGCGGACAAGCTCCGCTTCGACGCGCAGTGGCTGGAAGCAGCGCTGGAGGCCCGCGACGGCTACCGCGCAGCCCTCGGCGAGCTGCTGCGCACCATGCCCCCGCCTGCCCAGCAGGTCCGGCCTGTCCGCACGGCGCAGCTCAGGGCCACCGCAACCCTGCCCCCGTCTGCCGCCCCGGCACTCCTGCGTGCCGGGGCGGCCCGGGCCCGCCGACCGTGAAGGCCCCTGATTGCCCCAACTCACGTCCACCGACATAGCCGGACGGATCGAGGACCTGTACGGCGCACCGCTCGCCGACCTCGAAGCTCATGCCCAGGATCAGCCACCCGGCATGCTTTCCGCCCTGCTCGGCATGCACGACGCTCTCGCCCTGGCCGAGCGCAGCATCGACTTCCATCGCGACCACCTCACCCAGCTCATCCACCCTGAGCGGCAGATCGGCCCGCACGAGGTCTCCCACCTCCTCGACGGCACCCGTCGGCTCGCCGAAGCTGTTGCCGTCCGCGAGGCCCAGGCCACATCGGTCGCCGCCGTCCTGCAGAGCCTGGCCCGCGCTCCGGCCCCGACGTCTGCCTCTCCTACTCCCGCGCCGCCTGCTCCGGCCGCGCCCCCGGTGGCGCAGAGCGCGGCGCGCAGCCGCTGACCCCCAGGCGATCCCCCTTTCCTTTCACCCAGGAGTTCCTCCCTTGGCCATCACCGCTCTGCCACCCGATGCCGACGCCGACATCGCCAGGGTCACCGAGGCCCTCGCCATGATCACCCCGCGCTGGAACGTGAGGATCCTGCTGGCCCTCTCCGGCCCGCCGCTGCGCTACAGCGAGCTGGCGGCCAAGGTGTCCTGGCTGCAGAACGGACAGCTCCACCCCAAGCTCACGGCGCTGTGCGACGCCGGACTCGTCGAGCGCACCGAACACACCGCACGGCACGTGACCTACGGCCACACCGAGCGAGCCACTGCCCTGTTGCCGATCCTGCCGGTGATCGTCACCTGGGCCGAGGAGCACTTGGAGAAGGCCGATCGCCCGCTGGCCGCGATCGAGCAGATCGAGGACAGTCTCACCCTGCTCACCCGGCGCCACGCCGCCGCCATCCTGTGGGTGCTCAAGTCGCGTAAGGAGGTCAGCGGCCGGGTTCTGGCCCGGATCGTGATGCCCAGCAGCGACTGGACTAACATCTATCCGCCGTTGCGCCAGCTCGTTGCCGACGGTCTGGCCGACACCGAGGGAAACGGCCAGCCGTACCGGCTGTCCGCCGCCGGCGATGCCCTGGGCCCCGTGCTCGGCACGCTGTCCGCCTGGTCCGCCGGGCAACCCCTCGACCAGGCAGCCAGCCACCCCGTCTGGGGGCAGCCGCAGGCCAAGAGCGCGCCGAGGCCGTGGGTCAGCAGCCCGTCACGGCCGGCGCCCGTGGCGCTTCCACCTGCTCGGGCGGTTGGGTCGTCCCCGGTGTGGCACCACCGCGACCTCTTCTCGCACGCTGCCACCGGCCGCCCGACGGCAGCCATCCCGGCGGGAGGCCCGCGCCGATGAGCACTTCCTTCCCCCCTGCCGAAGCGCGCCAGGTCATCGACCTGCTGGCCTCACGCTCCTTGATCCGTCTGGTCACCGAGATCGACGACAACGGCGCCATACCGCCGCGACGGCTCGCCGGCACCCTGCCCGACCTTTCCGCGCACCAACTGCGCAGTGCATCCGACACGGCCCGTGCCCACGGCCTCGTCCGGGTCGCGCCCGGCGCCGGTCTGGAACTCACGGACTCCGGGATGGAACTGGCCGACTTGTACGACGCGCTAGCCCGGTGGGAGCGGCGTCACTCGGCCCCCGCCGCCGTCTGCGAGTTCAGCAGCCGCATCCAGCACGTTCTCGGCCTGCTGGCACCCTCACTCACCCCCGGGAACGCCGACCGCCCCGCACCCCTGCCCGACGCGCACCCGATCAGCGCGGAGGCTGAGGCGGACCTAGCGCGCGTCCGCACGCACCTGATCCAGTGGCTGGCCGGCAACCCCCAGGTGACCAGGGCCGAGCCCGAGCGGGCCGCGTGAGCGCAGCGGTCACACCCCGGCACGCACGCCACACTGCCGGGCTGATGAGCAGCATTTACCTGCCGCGCGCGGCGGACGCGTTGGCGTTCGCGATGTCCACCTACGGCATTCCGTTGCTCGTTCTGGCCACGACTGGCTCCGCCGTGCTGACGGGGGCCGCGTTCGCCCTGGAGTGGATCCCGCGCCTGGCAGCGTTCGGGTGGGCCGGGTCGATCGTCGACCGGCGCGGCGCCTCGGTGGTCTTCCACCTCGCCTCACTGGGGCGGGCGCTGGTTCTCGCCGCCGGCGCGGTCCTGCTGTACCTCTACCCGTCCGGTGCTGCGGCGAGCGTGACGGTGATGGTGCTGGCGGCGGCGACCGGTGTGCTCACTGAGTTCAGTTACATCGCCGTCGAGACTGCAGGTGCCGCCGCCGGCCGCCGAGCGGGGCCTCGGGCTCACCGTGTCCAGGCTGCCCTGCTCGGCATCGACCAGACGGCGACCTTGGCCGGACCGGCGCTCGCCGGCGTGCTGCTGCTCGCCGGTCCGCCGTCGATGCTCGCGGTGGTCACCGTGCTCTCGCTGCTGGCCGCGCTGCTCGCCCTGCGCACACCGCCCTCACCCGTGGCCCCGGCCCGCACGCCGAAGGGGCGGCCCGGCGCCGGGCTCGTCACCGGGTGGCGCACCATCCGCGCGCTCCCCGCGCTCGGCTGGTTGGTGGCCGGGCTGACCCTGTCCAACCTGTCTATCGGCCTTCTCCAGGCAGCCGGTCCGGTGATCGTCGTCCAGCACTTCGGGCAGTCCACCACGGCCGTCGGCCTGGTGTGGTCCGCCGCAGCGGCGGCCACTTTGGTGGCCGTCACCGTCTGTCGGTTCGCGTTGGACCGCCTGGGCCTGTGGCCGGTGGGAGTCGCCTGCTCCGTCATCGCTTCGCTCGCCTGTCTCGCAGCCCCCCTGGCCCCCGACTACCTGTCCTACCTGGTCATGGTCGCGGTCCTGATGGCAGCCGATGGCGGCTTGGCGGTCGTCCTGCGCACCCTGCGCTCCCGCCTGATCCCCCCGGAGGCATTCGGCAGCACCCTGTCGGCCACCATCCTCATCCTCCTGCTGCCCTTCCCCCTCGCCGGCGTGCTCACCGCGCTCACCCCGCCCGACGCGCTGGGCCACGTCATCACCGCCTGTGCCGCCCTGCAAACCCTCGGCCTGTTCTGCGCCTTCGCCCGCCTGCGCACCGACCCTGCCCTGCGCGCCTGACCCGGCTGTCCCGCCCGTGGAGGACCCCTATGACCATCGCCGCCCTCGGGTCGCACCGCGCGACCGGCCGCACCATCACCGAGCAGTTCCACGCCTTCGATGCCCGCAACCCGCACGTGTACCGATCCCTCGAACGCATGGCCGCCCGCCGCCTGGCCGCCGGAGCAACCCGGATCAGCCTCAAGGACCTCTTCGAAGACCTTCGCCGCCAACTCCCGTACAGCGTGGCCGGGCTGAACAACAACTTCACCGCTCTCTACGCCCGTCGCCTCATCGACGACCACCCCCACTGGTCCCACGCGTTCGAGCTGCGCCGGCGCCGCGCCGCCTGAGACACACCGCCTTTTCCCTGCCCTGCCGTCCCTCGATACGGAGAATTCCCTCTTGCCCGCTCGCCCTGTTGTACTCGTCGTCGCTCCCGGAGATGAGAACTACCGCGGCTACTGCCTTGAGCAGGTCGCCGACGCCTACAGAGTCGTGCTGCTCACCGGCACCGAACCCTCGTGGGAGAAGCCGCACATCACCGATCACGCCGTCGTGGACCTCAGCGATCCTGCCGCGCTGTTGGCGGGGGGCCGGGCCCTGGCCGCACGCCACGACCTCGCCGGTGTCATGACCTGGGACGAGTGGAGTGTGGTCCCGACCGCCCGACTCGCCCGCCAGCTCGGCTTGTCCACCACCGCGCCCGAAGTGATGCAGGGGTGCCGCAACAAGGCCACCGCTCGGTCGCTGTTCGCCCGCCACGGCGTGCCCTCGGCCGCTTCGGTGAGCGTGCGTACCCGGCAGGAGGCCGAAGCCGCCGCCGACCGGATCGGCTATCCCGTGGTGCTGAAGCCTGCCTCACACGCGGGTGCCATCGGCGTGCTCCGCGTCGATGACCGCGACCAGCTCACGGCCGCCTACCGGGCGGCCGAACGGACGGCCGGTCAGGGCACCGAGAGCACCAGCGTCCTCGTCGAGGAGTTCCTCGACGGGCCGGAGATCTCCGTGGAGTGTGTCACCTACCGCGGCGCCACCACGGCGGTGGCGGTCAACCGCAAGACCATCAGCCCTCCGCCGCACTTCGAGCAGCTGGCCCACAGTGTGGACGCCGACGACCCGCTCCGGGAGACCGTCGCGCCGGCCGCCCGGGCGGCGATCAACGCCCTCGGCATCACCGACGGCGTCAGCCACATAGAGATGCGCCTCGTCGACGGCAGGCCCCGCCTCATCGAGGTCAACGCTCGCCTGGCCGGAGACATGATCGGCCACCTCGTGCGTCTCGCCACCGGCATCGACCTGGTCCGTGCCGCCGCCGACATCGCCTGCGACCGTGCCCCCGACCTCACGCCCACCAGGTCCTCGGCCGCCGCCATCCGGCTTCTCTATCCGGACACCTCCGGCACCCTCACCCACCTCACCTACGACGGGCCCCGTCCGACGTGGCTGGACCGGCTGCACTACCAGTGCCGCCCCGGTGACCAGCTCCTCCTCCCCGCCGACGGAGGAAACCTGTACACCGGCCGGATCGGCTACCTCATCACCACCGCCACCACCGGCCAGCAGGCGCGTGCACGCGCCGACCAGGCTGCTCGTGCCGTCACCGCGGTCCTCGACCGGACCTCCGGCCCCCGTAGCGCTGCGGCGTGAGCGCGGTGTCTGCGGCTGACCGGCATAGCCGGGCATTGCTGACCGGCTATTTCCTCGGCCTGGGGGCCATCATGGCGGTGTGGGGCGCCCGGATGCCCGCCGTGCAGCAGGCTGCCCACCTCGGCACCGCAGGGCTGGCCCTGGTCCTGCTGGCGGCCGCCGTCGGCATGGTCGCTGGACTGCAGCTCGGAGGCCGCTACGCCCGCCCGGCGCGGCTACCAGCCCAGCTCACCAGTGGGTCCATCGCCCTGGCCGGGTGCCTCGTCCTGGTGGGGCAAGGCGAGAGTCTGTCCGCGTTGCTGCTGGCGGCTCTCGCGTTCGGTCTCGCGCACGGCGTCCTCGATGTGGCCGCCAACACTGCGGCCGTCCGCTGCCAGAACGCCTTCGGCCGGCCCATCATGTCTGGTCTTCACGCCGCATACTCCCTCGG includes:
- a CDS encoding DNA-methyltransferase gives rise to the protein MPFSLHQGDALAVLSGLPDGCVDSVITDPPYNSGGRTAKERTTRSAKQKYTSADAKNDLADFTGENMDQRSYGFWLTQIMTEAHRLTKTGGTALLFTDWRQLPTTTDAIQAAGWLWRGVLAWHKPQARPQKGRFTQNCEFIVWASKGPIDGSRNPVYLPGMYSASQPSGSKRQHITQKPVEVMRELVKISPEGGTVLDFCAGSGSTGVAALLEGRDFIGVEKTEHYASIAADRLTETIRATLTKDDVVLAT
- a CDS encoding DUF4913 domain-containing protein — encoded protein: MEQSAQQAQQLDHLASAPAPSGSPFAAFGMPGLGGPPAAVPPEPRPILELDGEEREDELDALSDWVDDFFLPVYGAEVTTAAPWCLQWQEHDDVVAWLHALWLAYQQHKDPEAGLSGLFVWHRDFLTHAVAAIRAPGGPLSACMTSPDRPAHRLLPGPPPSVRTETAATADGAGTAEPGEPTP
- a CDS encoding SH3 domain-containing protein, which translates into the protein MLGTLALPALSATPASAATVPTAATATPAVSCHNLPPLLYAVHTKAVTIRSKASSKSTALGVLYKSHKFSVSKKSGNWLYITDKTTGVKGWVSGTYVYRDVRMCLD
- a CDS encoding winged helix-turn-helix transcriptional regulator, which codes for MAITALPPDADADIARVTEALAMITPRWNVRILLALSGPPLRYSELAAKVSWLQNGQLHPKLTALCDAGLVERTEHTARHVTYGHTERATALLPILPVIVTWAEEHLEKADRPLAAIEQIEDSLTLLTRRHAAAILWVLKSRKEVSGRVLARIVMPSSDWTNIYPPLRQLVADGLADTEGNGQPYRLSAAGDALGPVLGTLSAWSAGQPLDQAASHPVWGQPQAKSAPRPWVSSPSRPAPVALPPARAVGSSPVWHHRDLFSHAATGRPTAAIPAGGPRR
- a CDS encoding regulator — its product is MSTSFPPAEARQVIDLLASRSLIRLVTEIDDNGAIPPRRLAGTLPDLSAHQLRSASDTARAHGLVRVAPGAGLELTDSGMELADLYDALARWERRHSAPAAVCEFSSRIQHVLGLLAPSLTPGNADRPAPLPDAHPISAEAEADLARVRTHLIQWLAGNPQVTRAEPERAA
- a CDS encoding MFS transporter is translated as MSSIYLPRAADALAFAMSTYGIPLLVLATTGSAVLTGAAFALEWIPRLAAFGWAGSIVDRRGASVVFHLASLGRALVLAAGAVLLYLYPSGAAASVTVMVLAAATGVLTEFSYIAVETAGAAAGRRAGPRAHRVQAALLGIDQTATLAGPALAGVLLLAGPPSMLAVVTVLSLLAALLALRTPPSPVAPARTPKGRPGAGLVTGWRTIRALPALGWLVAGLTLSNLSIGLLQAAGPVIVVQHFGQSTTAVGLVWSAAAAATLVAVTVCRFALDRLGLWPVGVACSVIASLACLAAPLAPDYLSYLVMVAVLMAADGGLAVVLRTLRSRLIPPEAFGSTLSATILILLLPFPLAGVLTALTPPDALGHVITACAALQTLGLFCAFARLRTDPALRA
- a CDS encoding ATP-grasp domain-containing protein — translated: MPARPVVLVVAPGDENYRGYCLEQVADAYRVVLLTGTEPSWEKPHITDHAVVDLSDPAALLAGGRALAARHDLAGVMTWDEWSVVPTARLARQLGLSTTAPEVMQGCRNKATARSLFARHGVPSAASVSVRTRQEAEAAADRIGYPVVLKPASHAGAIGVLRVDDRDQLTAAYRAAERTAGQGTESTSVLVEEFLDGPEISVECVTYRGATTAVAVNRKTISPPPHFEQLAHSVDADDPLRETVAPAARAAINALGITDGVSHIEMRLVDGRPRLIEVNARLAGDMIGHLVRLATGIDLVRAAADIACDRAPDLTPTRSSAAAIRLLYPDTSGTLTHLTYDGPRPTWLDRLHYQCRPGDQLLLPADGGNLYTGRIGYLITTATTGQQARARADQAARAVTAVLDRTSGPRSAAA